A region of Clostridiisalibacter paucivorans DSM 22131 DNA encodes the following proteins:
- a CDS encoding glycyl radical protein — protein sequence MTILKYNEQDFNKPISSRIRRMREEIVSSKPILCSERALLVTELYKNTEDMPNITRRALALEKILDNMTQNIWDGELIVGSHGSNGRRSAPVFPEFAIEWLEEELDVMLETREQDTFIVPKKVKEDLKSIFPYWRNKTIYNKYRGMLPDETKKARDAYIFTRDLFERNGYGHTAYQVDKLLKVGLVGIKDEIQKKLVSLDITSNEGLKKKLFYEGLIICCDAVINYARRYARKALELANKEKNPIRKKELEKISDVCAWVPENPARDIWDAIQVVAFMQIIIQTETNGDSVSPGRLDQYLYPYYKKDIDEGHYTIDQIQDLLDCLWLKFNEIVKVQDSESIHIHPGFPMTPNLTVGGQTSEGRDATNELSYLMLNSQRHVRLTNPQFTVRFHKNTPNDFKLRVAEIIKLGTGMPAMFGDEGCMAAIQRAFPEMPIERVRDYNIVGCVELAPKGFQGRVNGGFLNVARVVDLALNNGVDRLTCNQLGPNTGEPEDLKDFNDVLKAVSTQMSYFVKHQVINAAVVDMIQREYTPHLFLSSLIEGCIESGKDMTWGGSLWGATPILHVGEATAANSLTAVKKVVFDEKIITMKELKQALDTDFSCARGEEIRKLLIESPKYGNDNDYADKVMKEMTNIFFDEIEKHRDIDGRPYTSMVLTLGGTVPHGWKTGATADGRNATVPVSDSMSPSNIGNSEGPTAVLLSASKIDQSRILEGNVLNLKFNRNAMGERESLKKLVDLVSIYFDELKGQEVQINVVDGRILRDAQKNPQKYSDLIIRIAGYSARFVELAKELQDDIIDREEHQYV from the coding sequence ATGACTATTCTAAAATATAATGAGCAAGATTTCAATAAGCCTATTTCTTCCCGTATAAGGAGAATGAGAGAAGAAATAGTATCTTCTAAACCTATTCTATGTAGTGAGAGGGCTTTGCTTGTTACTGAACTATATAAGAATACAGAAGATATGCCTAATATCACAAGAAGAGCACTTGCATTAGAAAAGATTCTTGATAATATGACTCAAAATATTTGGGATGGAGAATTAATCGTAGGAAGTCATGGTAGCAATGGAAGGAGATCAGCACCTGTTTTCCCTGAATTTGCTATAGAATGGTTAGAAGAAGAATTGGATGTGATGTTAGAAACTAGAGAACAGGATACATTTATAGTGCCTAAAAAGGTAAAAGAAGATCTTAAAAGCATTTTTCCTTATTGGCGTAATAAGACCATCTATAATAAATATCGAGGAATGTTGCCTGATGAAACTAAGAAGGCTAGAGATGCCTATATATTTACGCGAGATCTTTTTGAAAGAAATGGCTATGGTCATACGGCCTATCAAGTTGATAAATTACTTAAAGTTGGTCTTGTAGGGATAAAGGATGAAATCCAGAAGAAACTTGTTAGTCTTGATATAACAAGTAATGAAGGATTAAAGAAAAAGCTTTTTTATGAAGGGCTTATTATTTGCTGTGATGCAGTTATTAATTATGCGAGACGTTATGCTAGAAAGGCTTTAGAATTAGCTAATAAAGAGAAAAATCCTATAAGGAAAAAAGAACTTGAGAAAATTTCTGATGTTTGTGCATGGGTTCCAGAAAATCCAGCAAGGGATATATGGGATGCTATTCAGGTTGTAGCTTTTATGCAAATTATTATCCAAACTGAAACCAATGGAGATTCTGTTTCACCAGGAAGACTAGATCAATATTTATATCCTTATTATAAAAAAGATATAGATGAGGGTCATTACACAATAGATCAAATCCAAGATCTTTTAGATTGTCTTTGGCTAAAATTCAATGAAATTGTTAAAGTACAGGATAGTGAGTCTATCCATATCCATCCTGGTTTTCCAATGACTCCAAATTTGACTGTGGGAGGACAAACTTCAGAGGGGAGGGATGCTACTAATGAATTGAGTTATTTAATGCTAAACAGCCAAAGGCATGTTCGTCTAACCAATCCCCAATTTACAGTTCGTTTTCATAAAAATACCCCAAATGATTTTAAATTAAGAGTTGCAGAAATTATAAAACTAGGCACAGGAATGCCAGCTATGTTTGGTGATGAAGGTTGTATGGCTGCTATACAGAGAGCATTTCCAGAGATGCCTATTGAACGAGTTAGAGATTATAATATTGTAGGATGCGTGGAGCTTGCTCCAAAGGGATTTCAGGGTAGAGTAAATGGTGGTTTTTTAAATGTAGCTCGGGTTGTAGATTTAGCCTTAAATAATGGTGTAGATAGATTAACATGTAATCAGCTTGGGCCTAATACAGGTGAACCAGAGGATTTAAAAGATTTTAATGATGTATTAAAGGCTGTGAGTACACAAATGTCATATTTTGTGAAGCATCAAGTCATTAATGCAGCAGTAGTAGATATGATACAAAGGGAATACACACCCCATCTATTTCTTTCAAGCTTGATAGAAGGTTGTATTGAAAGTGGAAAAGATATGACCTGGGGTGGATCCCTTTGGGGAGCAACACCTATTTTGCATGTTGGAGAAGCTACAGCAGCTAATTCTTTGACAGCTGTAAAGAAAGTAGTTTTTGACGAAAAGATTATTACAATGAAGGAATTAAAACAGGCTCTAGATACAGATTTTTCATGTGCTAGAGGAGAAGAAATTCGTAAGCTATTGATTGAATCACCTAAATATGGAAATGACAACGATTATGCAGATAAAGTTATGAAGGAAATGACAAATATTTTCTTTGATGAGATTGAAAAACATAGGGATATTGATGGACGTCCTTATACATCTATGGTACTTACCCTTGGAGGAACTGTTCCACATGGATGGAAAACAGGTGCTACTGCCGATGGACGAAATGCAACAGTACCTGTTTCTGATTCTATGTCACCATCTAATATAGGTAATAGCGAAGGTCCCACAGCTGTACTTTTGTCAGCTAGCAAAATAGATCAAAGTCGTATTCTTGAAGGAAATGTATTGAATCTCAAATTTAATAGAAATGCAATGGGAGAAAGAGAGTCTTTAAAAAAATTAGTAGATTTAGTCAGTATATATTTTGATGAATTGAAGGGACAAGAAGTACAGATAAATGTTGTAGATGGGAGAATATTGAGAGATGCACAGAAAAATCCACAAAAATATAGTGACCTTATTATTCGTATTGCGGGTTATAGTGCACGATTTGTAGAACTCGCCAAGGAATTACAAGATGACATTATAGATAGGGAAGAACATCAATATGTATAG
- a CDS encoding amino acid ABC transporter ATP-binding protein — MIKVYDLNKKFGELHVLKGINNHIEKGEVVCVIGPSGSGKSTFLRCLNLLEQPTSGEIVFEGVSITSEENNVDKQRQKMGMVFQQFNLFPHMSVIDNITIGPKKVKKMNKKEAEDIAMSLLDRVGLKDKAYTYPNQLSGGQKQRIAIARALAMSPDVMLFDEPTSALDPEMVGEVLDVMKELAAEGMTMVIVSHEMGFAKEVADRVLFMDDGIIVEEGTPQEIFNNPKNERTQNFLGKILV, encoded by the coding sequence GTGATTAAGGTCTATGATCTCAATAAAAAATTTGGAGAACTTCATGTTTTAAAGGGCATAAATAATCATATAGAAAAGGGAGAAGTTGTTTGTGTCATAGGTCCCAGTGGTTCAGGTAAAAGTACGTTTTTGAGATGTCTAAATCTTTTAGAGCAACCTACTAGTGGAGAGATAGTATTTGAAGGAGTATCTATCACTAGTGAAGAAAACAATGTAGATAAACAAAGACAAAAGATGGGAATGGTATTTCAGCAATTCAATCTTTTTCCCCATATGTCTGTTATAGATAATATAACAATAGGACCTAAAAAGGTGAAAAAAATGAATAAAAAAGAAGCAGAAGATATAGCTATGAGTCTTTTAGACAGGGTAGGACTTAAAGATAAGGCATATACTTATCCAAATCAACTTTCAGGAGGACAAAAGCAGAGAATAGCCATAGCTAGAGCATTGGCTATGTCTCCAGATGTTATGCTATTTGATGAACCTACATCGGCGTTAGATCCTGAAATGGTAGGAGAAGTGTTAGATGTTATGAAAGAGCTTGCAGCTGAGGGTATGACCATGGTTATAGTAAGTCATGAAATGGGATTTGCTAAAGAAGTTGCAGACAGAGTATTATTTATGGATGATGGGATTATAGTAGAAGAAGGAACACCGCAAGAAATATTTAATAATCCTAAAAATGAAAGGACTCAGAACTTTTTAGGAAAAATTTTAGTGTAG